In a genomic window of Aeromonas veronii:
- the cmoA gene encoding carboxy-S-adenosyl-L-methionine synthase CmoA — protein sequence MQTKDQIFAAPIARLGDFCFDEQVVDVFPDMIQRSVPGYSNIISAIGMMAARYAQPMSRLYDLGCSLGAATQAMRRHINQPGCHITAVDLSHPMIERARAHLSGFKSEVPVELVEADICDIEIENASVVVLNFTLQFVEPQKRGALIQRIHDGLRPGGILILSEKFRFEDEPVNELLIDLHLDFKRANGYSELEISQKRTALENVMRTDSLETHRARLRDAGFVHQDLWFQCFNFGSMIAIKSSDTQP from the coding sequence ATGCAGACCAAAGATCAAATTTTTGCCGCCCCGATCGCCCGATTGGGTGACTTCTGTTTTGACGAACAGGTCGTCGACGTATTTCCCGATATGATCCAGCGCTCGGTGCCGGGTTACAGCAACATCATCTCCGCCATCGGCATGATGGCCGCCCGCTACGCCCAACCGATGAGCCGGCTCTATGATCTCGGCTGCTCATTGGGCGCCGCGACCCAGGCGATGCGACGCCATATCAACCAGCCCGGTTGCCACATCACCGCGGTGGATCTCTCTCACCCGATGATCGAACGCGCCCGCGCCCACCTCTCCGGTTTCAAATCCGAGGTGCCGGTGGAACTGGTGGAAGCAGATATCTGCGACATCGAGATTGAGAATGCCTCCGTGGTGGTGCTCAACTTCACCCTGCAATTTGTCGAGCCACAGAAACGGGGTGCCCTGATCCAGCGCATTCACGATGGTCTGCGCCCGGGCGGGATCCTGATCCTGAGCGAGAAGTTCCGCTTTGAAGATGAGCCGGTCAACGAGCTGCTCATCGATCTGCACCTCGACTTCAAGCGGGCCAATGGCTACAGCGAGCTGGAGATCAGCCAGAAACGCACCGCCCTTGAGAACGTGATGCGCACCGACAGCCTGGAGACCCACCGTGCCCGCCTGCGGGATGCCGGTTTCGTCCATCAGGATCTCTGGTTCCAGTGCTTCAACTTCGGCTCCATGATTGCCATCAAATCCAGCGACACCCAGCCATGA
- a CDS encoding zinc ribbon domain-containing protein yields MPIYEYRCDVCGHELAKLQKLSDAPLTDCPACSKPNLVKLISAAGFRLKGTGWYETDFKPGKKKNLASCETDGACQSCPAAQG; encoded by the coding sequence ATGCCTATCTACGAATATCGTTGCGACGTCTGTGGCCATGAATTGGCAAAACTGCAAAAGCTTTCCGATGCCCCCCTGACCGACTGTCCGGCCTGTAGCAAGCCGAATCTGGTCAAGCTGATATCGGCGGCAGGCTTCCGGCTCAAGGGAACCGGATGGTACGAGACTGATTTCAAACCGGGTAAGAAAAAGAATCTGGCCAGCTGTGAGACAGACGGTGCTTGCCAGTCGTGCCCGGCGGCCCAAGGTTAA
- the aspS gene encoding aspartate--tRNA ligase, which translates to MRSIYCGQVNEAHAGQTITLCGWVHRRRDLGGLIFIDMRDREGIVQVFFDPDKPDAFALASELRGEFCIQVTGVVRTRPDSQRNSDMATGAIEVFAHELNIINRAEPLPLDFNQVNSEEISLKYRYLDLRRPEMAKYLKTRAKASAFVRRFMDEHGFLDIETPMLTKATPEGARDYLVPSRVHKGKFYALPQSPQLFKQLLMMSGFDRYYQIVKCFRDEDLRADRQPEFTQIDVETSFMTAPQVREVMEEMIRKLWLHILNVDLGDFPIMTFDEAMRRYGSDKPDLRLPMELVDVADLLTAVEFAVFAGPANDPKGRVAALKVPGGAELSRKQIDEYTKFVGIYGAKGLAWMKVNQAANGIEGVQSPVAKFLSDAIVREILARTGAADGDIIFFGADSKKVVCDAMGALRLKVGRDLGLLENSWKPLWVIDFPMFEEDGEGGLAAMHHPFTAPSNMSPAELKANPVGAYANAYDMVINGYEVGGGSVRIHNSEMQSTVFDILGITPAEQRLKFGFLLDALKYGTPPHAGLAFGLDRLSMLLTGTENIRDVIAFPKTTAAACLMTDAPSLANAAQLGELAIATTVKGDE; encoded by the coding sequence ATGCGCTCTATCTATTGCGGACAGGTCAATGAGGCCCATGCAGGGCAGACCATTACATTGTGCGGTTGGGTCCATCGTCGCCGTGATCTCGGCGGTCTGATCTTTATCGATATGCGCGACCGGGAAGGGATCGTTCAGGTGTTCTTCGATCCGGACAAGCCGGACGCGTTCGCGCTGGCCTCCGAGCTGCGCGGCGAGTTCTGCATCCAGGTGACCGGTGTGGTGCGTACCCGTCCGGACTCCCAGCGCAACAGCGACATGGCCACTGGCGCCATCGAAGTGTTCGCCCACGAACTCAACATCATCAACCGTGCCGAGCCGCTGCCGCTGGACTTCAATCAGGTCAACAGCGAAGAGATCAGCCTCAAGTATCGCTACCTGGATCTGCGTCGCCCCGAGATGGCCAAGTACCTGAAGACCCGTGCCAAGGCCAGCGCCTTCGTACGCCGCTTCATGGACGAGCACGGTTTCCTCGATATCGAGACCCCGATGCTGACCAAGGCCACCCCGGAAGGTGCCCGTGACTATCTGGTGCCGAGCCGTGTGCACAAGGGCAAGTTCTACGCTCTGCCGCAATCTCCCCAGCTGTTCAAGCAGCTGCTGATGATGTCCGGCTTCGATCGCTACTACCAGATCGTCAAGTGCTTCCGTGACGAAGACCTGCGTGCCGACCGCCAGCCGGAATTCACCCAGATCGACGTGGAGACCTCCTTCATGACCGCGCCGCAGGTGCGTGAAGTGATGGAAGAGATGATCCGCAAACTGTGGCTGCACATCTTGAACGTGGATCTGGGCGACTTCCCGATCATGACCTTCGACGAAGCCATGCGTCGCTACGGCTCCGACAAGCCGGACCTGCGTCTGCCAATGGAGCTGGTCGATGTGGCAGACCTCTTGACTGCGGTCGAGTTCGCCGTGTTCGCGGGCCCTGCCAACGATCCGAAAGGCCGTGTGGCTGCCCTGAAAGTCCCGGGTGGTGCCGAGCTCTCTCGCAAGCAGATCGACGAATACACCAAGTTTGTCGGCATCTACGGTGCCAAGGGCTTGGCCTGGATGAAGGTCAACCAAGCCGCCAATGGTATCGAAGGTGTGCAGTCTCCGGTTGCCAAGTTCCTCTCTGACGCCATCGTGCGCGAGATCCTGGCTCGTACCGGCGCTGCCGACGGCGACATCATCTTCTTTGGCGCTGACAGCAAGAAAGTGGTCTGCGATGCCATGGGCGCCCTGCGTCTGAAAGTGGGTCGCGATCTGGGCCTGCTGGAGAACAGCTGGAAACCGCTGTGGGTCATCGACTTCCCGATGTTCGAGGAAGATGGTGAAGGTGGTCTGGCCGCCATGCACCACCCGTTCACCGCGCCGAGCAACATGAGCCCGGCCGAGCTGAAAGCCAACCCTGTGGGTGCTTACGCCAACGCCTACGACATGGTGATCAACGGCTACGAAGTGGGTGGCGGCTCTGTCCGTATCCACAACAGCGAGATGCAATCCACCGTGTTCGATATCCTGGGTATCACCCCGGCCGAGCAGCGCCTGAAATTCGGCTTCCTGCTGGATGCCCTGAAGTACGGTACCCCGCCGCACGCCGGTCTGGCCTTCGGTCTGGACCGTCTCAGCATGCTGCTGACCGGCACCGAAAACATTCGGGACGTCATCGCCTTCCCGAAAACGACCGCAGCCGCCTGTCTGATGACAGATGCCCCCAGCCTTGCCAACGCCGCCCAACTGGGTGAGCTGGCGATTGCAACCACCGTCAAGGGCGACGAGTAA
- a CDS encoding DUF72 domain-containing protein, which produces MSLYLGLPQWSHPSWPGQLLGLGAKPAEHLAHYATVFNSVEGNTTFYALPTPDTVQRWATAVPDHFRFNFKFPQTISHQSDLVSADKQVTDFIRLLAPLHDKLGLLTLQLPARFGPEGLARLAAFLERLPRAFHYALEVRHPDFFAKGEAERALNRLLMEQGVNRVMLDSRPLFSVPATTATLVDAQGKKPRLPVHLLATASSPMVRFIGLPVPAANHPFLPSWLPHWRQWLSEGKDLYLYIHTADNAQAPELARQISRLLEQQIAPWPGENDRARQGVLRF; this is translated from the coding sequence ATGAGCCTCTATTTGGGCCTACCACAGTGGTCCCACCCCAGCTGGCCCGGCCAGCTACTGGGCCTTGGCGCCAAGCCTGCCGAACACCTCGCCCACTACGCCACTGTGTTCAATTCGGTGGAGGGCAACACCACCTTCTACGCCCTGCCAACGCCGGATACGGTGCAGCGCTGGGCCACTGCGGTGCCCGATCACTTTCGTTTCAACTTCAAGTTTCCGCAAACCATCAGCCACCAGAGCGATCTGGTGAGCGCCGACAAGCAAGTCACCGACTTTATCCGGCTGCTCGCCCCGCTACACGACAAGCTGGGGCTGCTCACCCTGCAACTACCTGCCCGTTTCGGCCCGGAAGGACTGGCCAGACTGGCGGCCTTTCTCGAGCGTCTGCCACGGGCGTTTCACTATGCCCTCGAAGTGCGTCACCCCGACTTCTTCGCCAAGGGGGAAGCCGAGCGAGCATTGAACCGGCTACTGATGGAACAAGGAGTGAACCGGGTGATGCTCGACAGTCGCCCGCTCTTCTCGGTGCCAGCAACTACGGCAACCCTTGTCGATGCCCAAGGCAAGAAGCCACGCCTGCCGGTCCATCTGCTGGCCACCGCCAGCTCCCCCATGGTGCGCTTTATCGGCCTGCCGGTTCCGGCGGCCAATCACCCCTTCCTGCCCAGCTGGCTCCCCCACTGGCGTCAGTGGCTCTCGGAGGGGAAAGATCTCTACCTCTATATACATACTGCCGACAACGCCCAGGCACCTGAGCTGGCCCGCCAGATAAGCCGCTTGCTGGAGCAGCAGATAGCCCCTTGGCCGGGGGAAAACGATCGCGCGCGTCAGGGAGTGCTGCGCTTTTAG